The nucleotide window actccagtttcctctgcccataaaactgaatCCCTGGATGTATTAGAATAAAATGCATGGCCATCTAAAAAAACAGTCCAAAAGTTACAAACATCAAAATGGTGGTTTTAACAAGCTGGTAAAATTCCTGGTTAATTCCAATACAGAAATACGAGTATAATTTTGGTTAAGAACTTCTGTTCCAGAAAGCTTGAAATGAAAGACAATGTGATAACACTTATCTCTTTCTGCCTGTTGTACCCTGTGCCAACACGCCTCTGGCAAGTGAcaaccagggcccagtttcacaaaatctTATTTCAGAGTAAAATTTCTCCTAAATTTAGTTGCTTTTTCATAAGGAAgtacaagaaaatgtttttttcagagtATTATGAACAGTCCCCCTGGAATGAGATACTGCGGTCAAGTTAGCCAAGTTTCTGTTGCTTGGTTTCTGTGGAGCCCAGCTTCTCCTGACTCCACTGAAGGGAGTGCAGGACAAACAGGGGCAGGTCTATGACACTGGACTGGATGGAGCGCTGATTGAGCAGCTTACCCTGTACTACACAGCTCCAGATGTTGGTTTGTGGGTTATATGCCCTTACACTGTGGCACATCCCACCCACATCCAGTTCCCCGACCACGTAGATATTAGAGCCGTCATACAGTGCAGCATCCACATGGGAATTGTCTCTCATAGTACAGAGGCCAAAGCCCGTCGGGTTGACCTGACTCCACTGTCCGTTCTCCAGCGAGTACATCTCCGTCTGACAGAACTTCATCATGGGGCCGCCGTGCATGGCGCTGGGGCACTCCAGTCGGCGTAGTCCCCCAAACACATAGATGCTGTTATCTGCTCCCACTGCCCGGGCATCAAACCGCCTCTCTCGCATGGGGGCCACAGACGACCAAGTCTCTGATCGTGTGTCAAAGCATTCCACGGCCTCATACAGTTTACCCATGATTCCCCCTGCAATGACGTATATCTTCTTTTCGGCTGCCGCGTATGCTGCCCAAACTCGTTTCAAGTTCATGTCAGGCAACTTCCTCCACTTGTTTGTATAGATGTTATACACCTCTGCTGATGTGATTGGACTAGACATGTCATTACTCCCGCCTATAGCATATATCTTATCGTCCACTGCCATCAGCCCAAAGCCTACTCTGGCGTGGAACATGCGTGCGATTGGTGTCCAGGTGTTTGTCTGCGGATCATAGCGCTCCCCTGTGTTCAGAATCCTACTGTTGTCATCCCGGCCTCCAATTGCATAAAGACACCCAcctataacaacaacaaactcaTGAACATCGCACAACACAAAGGCCTGGGgccagttttacaaagctgtcacaaATGGAGGGGCTGCATATTTTTCAATACAGTGAGGTGGCGTTAGTGTGCAGCAGGATCTTATGCCAGTCCCACTTCAAAAATGGATTGCAGCGCTAcatctacaatgttacaatgtatcagatTCTATTGTAACGtcatactgtctttaatgtggcATCAAGATCAAGCTGGGGAAGGAAAatttgacatcaataaaatgacacTGAGCGTGCCAGTGTCCCCATTGTACCTGGCCTAACTTCCACAGCAACATATAGTGGTGAGATAAGTCACCATGCCTATTGCCCttgacagctttgtaaaacagtCTCCAGGATGCAGGATATGGATTTAGATGGCCTAAGTTTGACTATGGCCTGACCCAGGTCTGTCCTCACCATGAATACAGCTTTTATCTGTAGACTCTGGACTCACCTGAGTACAGTGTCCACTTTTCGATACTAGTAATTCATCAACTGAAATTCTGGAAGAGTACATGAACAATGAGATCAACACAGAAACAAGTCTACAATTTTTCCTGTGCTAACTACTGACCATGTAGATAGCTTGTTTATAAGTCTGATCCACAGATGGTCAATGACAGTGACAAATCTGCCTAACAAGTTAATCAGATTTattatctgattggcgttttgcgccgtactcaagaatacttcacttatacgatggccgcAAGcgttatggcgggaggaaacctgacggagcacaggggaaacacacaaccatctgcaggttgaggAGAGACCTtcccagaggaagccagcatgagctagacttgaactcacagcgatcgcattggtgagaggctcctgggtcactgtgaaAGTGTATGAGAGTTTTGAGATCTCAAACTACATCTACCATGGCAGAGTTAATGCCTTGGTTGGGTTTTGTGCTGGTGGTCATTTCAAACTCTTAGGTAAAGCAGTTCGTCAAATGCAGTGCTGATACATGAAAAACCAGAGTGTCATGAAAAGGGCACACAACTCTTAGCGCATTTAACTCAATGTATCACTGGTCTTCAATGGGCTTCTGCTGTGGTGGCAGATAAAAAAACTCAAACTAAAGCAGTTCTGTATATACAGTGGAAATGCAAAAAAGCTTTAGGTGGGcagactgaatatcataacaTGGCCTGTAATAAAGAACAGGCCACATGCAAGTGGCTGCAAGTTTCTCAGGCTTCTCAAAAATAACATGCCTGTGCTTTGTTATCACAGCTCTAACCTGCTTCGACGAGCCCATGAGCGATCCTTGGGGTTCCCATTTGAGCCAACTCCACCCACTGGGTGCACCGGTGGTTTGGCTCAGCTAAATTAATGCAACGCACTGTGTTCTTCACCTCAGTCTCACAGCTACTGCTGAAACAATCAGGAAGTGTTATGTCAGCAATGTCAGGCCATCTTTACAAAAGTCTTTCTTGAGCATAACCCAACCCTACCAGACAACATAGGGTAGGCCAATTGGGacatctaattttttttttaatctggcTAATGAAAGAtagtgattttaaaaaaaaaataacactgagagaaaaataaataaaaacttctaTCAAAATCCCAGTAAAAAAACTTCAAAGTAGGGCCCTTTTTTGTAGTATTGGTGAGTAATGCAAAATAAACGTACATGTTCTTCTAATGACAGCCTCAGTTACAGATAAACATccttttaaatatacatgacatgacgatacatgtatgtatatggccATGGCAGTTAACACAGGCTGGGGGTAGCCCATTACATACTTTGTGAAAAGGCCTACAAAACAGATGGATAAATATCTTTACACAACCTATAAAATCATAAATTCAGGGtcaatcaaacatttatttaaaatatgcaCAAACCTTAactagatatatttatttatttattgattgattggtgtttatgctgtacaggtaaagaatatttcacttctataacAGTTGCCAGggttagggtgggaggaaattggccAGAGCAAGGGGAAAACTGAAGTTCATCaaaggttgctggcacaccttcccataCCTCTAATTGAACGTACACatgtgtttatgttttccacaaaacaagaggaatgtttaaaaaaaaacacacaaattttaGGTAGTGCCTttattcttcaaacttttcaaactcctgttcaaccaatattttgaaacatactAAGAGAACTAATGAGTGTACAGAAATAATACACCCCATAGTTTTATTAAGCTTGCATCCTTAgcgacacaaacaaatcattttcagcatcattttcaaaataattgtatgcattcCATTAAAAAACAGATTTACAGTACCCTATTTCTCTGAATTTTTGGGGAACCTTTTCTGTTAGTATTAGCCAGTATACACATAATTGTAGCAGgagtatttagtttcttttttctacTATGCTTTCATaacaattgtatgcataaattcaactaaaaaacagatttacagtaccctatttctttgaatttttggggaacctggtctgctcttattagccagtatacatgtaattgtagcaggagtatttagtttcttttttctacTATGCTTTCATaacaattgtatgcataaattcaactaaaaaacagatttacagtaccctatttctttgaatttttggggaacctggtctgctcttattagccagtatacatgtaattgtagcaggagtatttagtttcttttttctacCATGCTTTCATaacaattgtatgcataaattcaactaaaaaaacagatttacagtaccctatttctttgaatttttggggaacctggtctgctcttat belongs to Liolophura sinensis isolate JHLJ2023 chromosome 9, CUHK_Ljap_v2, whole genome shotgun sequence and includes:
- the LOC135475656 gene encoding gigaxonin-like; this translates as MACSTTEEGPRSFSHPLHARKLLHELNESRKLTQLCDGVVIIGDEQIPVQRNILSAASPYFRGVFSYEEGNESPAADRKPSVLNPAEISVETFELIQDYIYTSEIYLSDENIQDVLQAADMLLLSDLKDLCCEYLEQCISSSNCLGIQEFAARFSCLWVLHKVTKYIDSRFSEVSFSDEFVKLPVDKLKKLLVRDTLQVRSEEEIVECIIRWYQANPKQREHEINELVTSCVRARLISEDYLQGSLCTDTNLKSSCVTDMIIQNRRLVSEMKRRGTTYSSCETEVKNTVRCINLAEPNHRCTQWVELAQMGTPRIAHGLVEAGGCLYAIGGRDDNSRILNTGERYDPQTNTWTPIARMFHARVGFGLMAVDDKIYAIGGSNDMSSPITSAEVYNIYTNKWRKLPDMNLKRVWAAYAAAEKKIYVIAGGIMGKLYEAVECFDTRSETWSSVAPMRERRFDARAVGADNSIYVFGGLRRLECPSAMHGGPMMKFCQTEMYSLENGQWSQVNPTGFGLCTMRDNSHVDAALYDGSNIYVVGELDVGGMCHSVRAYNPQTNIWSCVVQGKLLNQRSIQSSVIDLPLFVLHSLQWSQEKLGSTETKQQKLG